The Mesorhizobium loti genome includes a region encoding these proteins:
- a CDS encoding sugar ABC transporter ATP-binding protein, with translation MNYSDTSIAATTPFLNLENVRKTYPGVVALDGFSMEVRPGEVIGLVGENGAGKSTLMKILGGVTTPDSGTITVDGAAHKGLTVEGSLGSGIAFVHQELNLFDNLDVAANIFFGREPLRAGPLKLVDRAKLRTMVAPLLKRVGANFSADTQVATLSLAQQQMVEIAKALSIEARLVILDEPTSSLPLAETDKLLDVIKALKADGISVIFISHRLHEVERVADRVVVLRDGMLAGTLQKRDIGHDQMVKLMIGRMLKEREKASEAARAPGAVALSAKAIRTPAYPGRPVDLDVRRGEILGLAGLVGSGRTELARVFFGIDSSLGGGLELDGKPLALGSAADAVAHGIFLVPEDRKLTGILLDLSIAQNISLPNLPAHARRSLVSASAETATAEKQKSNLGIKAPSVQTRTGTLSGGNQQKVVLGKWLAMNPKVMILDEPTRGIDIGAKAEIYGLMRALADAGVAVLMISSDMEEVIGVSDRIAVMHEGQISGILDKDGFSQENVLLLAVGKQPK, from the coding sequence ATGAACTATTCCGACACATCCATCGCAGCAACCACCCCGTTTCTCAACCTCGAGAACGTGCGCAAGACCTATCCGGGCGTCGTCGCGCTCGACGGCTTCTCCATGGAGGTCAGGCCGGGCGAGGTCATCGGTCTCGTCGGCGAAAACGGCGCCGGCAAATCGACCTTGATGAAGATCCTCGGCGGCGTCACCACGCCCGACAGCGGCACGATCACCGTCGACGGCGCCGCCCACAAGGGGCTGACCGTTGAAGGCAGCCTGGGGTCGGGCATCGCCTTCGTCCACCAGGAACTCAATCTGTTCGACAATCTCGATGTCGCCGCCAACATCTTCTTTGGCCGCGAGCCGTTGCGCGCCGGGCCGCTCAAGCTCGTCGACCGCGCCAAACTGCGCACCATGGTGGCGCCGCTGCTGAAGCGCGTCGGCGCCAATTTTTCAGCCGACACGCAGGTCGCGACCCTGTCGCTGGCGCAACAGCAGATGGTCGAGATCGCCAAGGCGCTGTCGATCGAGGCGCGGCTGGTCATCCTCGACGAGCCGACATCGAGCCTGCCGCTTGCCGAAACCGACAAATTGCTCGACGTCATCAAGGCGCTGAAGGCCGACGGCATCAGCGTCATCTTCATTTCGCACCGCCTGCATGAGGTCGAGCGCGTCGCCGACCGCGTCGTCGTGCTGCGCGACGGCATGCTGGCCGGCACGCTGCAAAAGCGCGACATCGGCCACGACCAGATGGTCAAGCTGATGATCGGCCGCATGCTGAAGGAGCGCGAAAAGGCCTCCGAGGCGGCGCGGGCACCGGGCGCCGTCGCCCTTTCGGCCAAAGCCATCCGCACCCCGGCCTATCCCGGCCGGCCGGTCGATCTCGACGTCAGGCGCGGCGAAATCCTCGGCCTCGCCGGCCTCGTCGGCTCCGGCCGCACCGAGCTGGCGCGGGTGTTCTTCGGCATCGATTCAAGCCTTGGCGGCGGGCTCGAACTCGACGGCAAGCCGCTTGCGCTGGGCTCGGCGGCCGACGCCGTCGCGCATGGCATCTTCCTGGTGCCGGAAGACCGCAAGCTGACCGGCATCCTGCTCGACCTGTCGATCGCCCAGAATATTTCGCTGCCCAATCTGCCGGCGCATGCGCGCCGCTCCCTGGTGTCGGCCAGTGCCGAGACCGCCACCGCCGAGAAGCAGAAGAGCAATCTCGGCATCAAGGCGCCGTCGGTGCAGACGCGCACCGGCACGCTGTCGGGCGGCAACCAGCAGAAGGTCGTGCTCGGCAAATGGCTGGCCATGAATCCGAAAGTGATGATCCTCGACGAGCCGACGCGCGGCATCGACATCGGCGCCAAGGCGGAAATCTATGGCCTGATGCGCGCATTGGCCGATGCCGGCGTCGCCGTGCTGATGATCTCCAGCGACATGGAAGAGGTGATCGGCGTGTCAGACCGCATCGCCGTCATGCATGAGGGCCAGATCTCGGGCATTCTCGACAAGGACGGGTTCAGCCAGGAAAACGTGCTGCTGCTGGCGGTGGGCAAGCAGCCGAAATAG
- a CDS encoding ABC transporter permease: MSKKDLGLLILILVVGAIVAIINPRFLLPINLANTSNLIGLFGILSIGQAFVIITGGIELSVGSVVALLGTLFIDFIAVREVAWPLAFVLILVLGAIIGLVHGWLITRLKLQPFVVTLCGLLIYRGVARFYTADGTAGFAFGQNFPDLEFLTAGRSYGVPNSFIALIVISIVMWVVLHRSVFGRYLYAIGKNEEAAKYSGIRTGRVVMAAYVICGVLTALSAIYFAMYTRSISPASHGQFYELYAIAAAVLGGFSLRGGEGSLIGVILGTVLLQELQNLVNLLGIPSSLNFAVMGGVILIGVLVDQQWGVFRARRLMVDATRKSAAGAAAE, translated from the coding sequence ATGAGCAAGAAAGATCTCGGCCTGCTGATCCTGATCCTGGTGGTCGGCGCCATCGTGGCGATCATCAATCCGCGCTTCCTGTTGCCGATCAACCTCGCCAACACCTCGAACCTGATCGGCCTGTTCGGCATCCTGTCGATCGGCCAGGCCTTCGTCATCATCACCGGCGGTATCGAACTGTCGGTCGGCTCGGTGGTCGCGCTGCTGGGAACGCTGTTCATCGACTTCATCGCCGTGCGCGAGGTGGCGTGGCCGCTGGCCTTCGTGCTGATCCTCGTGCTCGGCGCCATCATCGGCCTTGTGCATGGCTGGTTGATAACTAGGCTCAAGCTGCAGCCTTTCGTCGTCACTTTGTGCGGCCTGTTGATCTATCGCGGCGTCGCCCGCTTCTACACCGCCGACGGCACCGCAGGCTTCGCCTTCGGCCAGAATTTTCCCGACCTCGAATTCCTCACCGCCGGGCGCTCCTATGGCGTGCCCAACAGCTTCATCGCGCTGATCGTCATTTCCATCGTCATGTGGGTGGTGCTGCACCGCTCGGTGTTCGGCCGCTATCTCTACGCCATCGGCAAGAACGAGGAGGCGGCGAAATATTCGGGCATCCGCACCGGCCGCGTCGTCATGGCCGCCTATGTCATCTGCGGCGTGCTGACGGCGCTGTCGGCGATCTATTTCGCCATGTACACGCGCTCGATCTCACCGGCCAGCCACGGCCAGTTCTACGAACTCTACGCCATTGCCGCCGCCGTGCTCGGCGGCTTCTCGCTGCGCGGCGGCGAGGGCTCGCTGATCGGCGTCATCCTCGGCACGGTGCTGCTGCAGGAGCTGCAGAACCTCGTCAATCTGCTCGGCATCCCGTCCTCGCTCAACTTCGCGGTGATGGGCGGCGTCATCCTCATCGGCGTGCTGGTCGACCAGCAATGGGGCGTGTTCCGGGCACGGCGGCTGATGGTCGACGCCACCCGCAAAAGCGCCGCCGGCGCGGCCGCGGAATAA